Proteins encoded by one window of Atribacterota bacterium:
- a CDS encoding flagellin, producing the protein MGLRINQNITALNAHRNLVATDSALSKSLERLSSGLRINRAADDAAGLAISEKMRGQVSGLAQAVRNAQDGISLIQTAEGALNEVHSILQRMRQLAVQAANDTLTLNDRVEIQREIDQLKAEVNRIANTTEFNTKKLLDGTASVLASTDKATTQVIAKGPVTNFGNYELQIEATPGKAQILKTDIFKAQGLEITNLEIDTTNSGIQNITRNTTAGYTLPVGSYTVAVAASISATVNASYTTTTYSQAGATSLIVGGSTTVTNATTASGYLLLEVNLISGTQVSFDITEYYVTQNGNIGQVTGNTVTVTADGSTNVSADFNANTTYFDFQQIVFQSANNFRVGDKILFRISGTAVPGDDQLTLSNTSGVGAGQNITYVFDNNVLDNNTRSVWTTYMNSSNGQLYVGQLNFQFGIPTSDSTAASFDIARVGGLAPADIDATLAEVDRFTDASGNFLVEYPQTITIYQGNGRSTTVTFFATDTLRDVQDKLNKAIAEGLNQGQYVGDYSNKFVQYVTTPYANSPEAVAGT; encoded by the coding sequence ATGGGTCTTCGGATTAACCAAAACATTACGGCGTTAAATGCCCACCGTAATCTGGTGGCCACAGATAGCGCCCTTTCCAAATCCCTTGAACGGTTGTCGTCGGGTCTGCGGATTAACCGCGCCGCTGACGATGCTGCGGGGTTAGCCATTTCGGAAAAGATGCGTGGTCAAGTCAGTGGTTTAGCGCAGGCAGTGCGCAATGCCCAGGATGGGATTTCGCTCATTCAGACTGCAGAGGGAGCCCTGAATGAGGTCCACTCCATTTTGCAACGTATGCGGCAACTGGCTGTCCAGGCGGCCAACGATACCCTGACCTTAAACGACCGGGTGGAAATCCAGCGAGAAATCGACCAGCTCAAAGCCGAAGTTAACCGCATTGCCAACACCACTGAGTTCAACACCAAAAAGCTCCTTGATGGGACGGCTTCGGTCTTAGCTTCTACCGACAAAGCCACCACCCAGGTTATCGCCAAAGGACCGGTCACGAATTTTGGAAACTACGAACTCCAGATCGAGGCCACCCCTGGTAAAGCTCAGATTTTGAAGACCGACATCTTCAAGGCCCAGGGACTTGAAATCACCAACCTCGAGATTGACACCACGAACTCTGGAATCCAGAATATCACCCGGAACACCACTGCAGGGTATACGTTACCGGTTGGATCGTACACTGTGGCAGTGGCAGCAAGTATCAGCGCTACAGTCAACGCTTCATACACCACCACGACCTATAGCCAGGCAGGGGCAACTTCACTGATTGTCGGTGGCTCAACCACGGTGACGAATGCTACGACAGCTAGTGGTTATCTCCTTCTCGAAGTCAACCTCATTTCCGGGACTCAGGTATCCTTTGACATAACTGAATACTACGTCACGCAAAATGGTAATATTGGTCAGGTAACTGGTAATACTGTTACCGTCACTGCCGATGGTTCAACAAACGTTTCGGCTGATTTCAACGCCAACACAACCTATTTTGATTTCCAGCAAATTGTCTTTCAAAGTGCCAATAACTTCCGGGTGGGTGATAAGATTCTCTTTCGAATCAGTGGAACGGCGGTACCAGGTGATGATCAGCTGACGCTTTCCAACACCAGTGGGGTAGGAGCCGGTCAAAACATTACCTATGTCTTTGATAACAATGTTTTGGACAACAACACGCGGAGTGTCTGGACGACATACATGAACTCAAGTAACGGCCAGCTTTACGTAGGACAGCTCAACTTCCAGTTTGGAATACCGACGAGCGATTCAACCGCGGCATCCTTTGATATCGCTCGGGTAGGAGGTCTGGCACCGGCGGATATCGATGCGACTTTAGCGGAGGTGGACCGCTTCACCGATGCCAGTGGGAACTTCCTTGTGGAGTATCCGCAAACCATCACCATCTACCAGGGGAATGGCCGAAGCACCACGGTCACCTTCTTTGCCACCGACACGCTGAGGGATGTCCAGGATAAGCTCAACAAGGCCATTGCTGAAGGACTTAACCAGGGGCAGTACGTGGGTGATTACAGTAACAAGTTTGTCCAATACGTCACCACCCCCTACGCTAACTCTCCCGAAGCGGTTGCCGGGACCT